The following proteins are co-located in the Flectobacillus major DSM 103 genome:
- a CDS encoding threonine aldolase family protein, with translation MTTFRPLELRSDTFTKPTPAMLDAMFHAEVGDDVFEEDFTVKQLEQKAAQLFGYESALFCTSGTMTNQIAINVHVNQGDEVICDALSHIYLYEGGGIAANSSASVNLLHGNRGRITAEQIADAIQPDNLHHPMSRLVSLENTVNKGGGAYYDITEIAKIKALCQKHNMALHLDGARLFNALVETNETPLQYGELFDSISICLSKGLGIPVGSVLLGTKDFIAKARRVRKRWGGGWRQAGYLAAAGIYALDNHVARLKEDHAKARTIGTLIASRPEVIEVLPVDTNIVIFTLNNAILSGEYVQKLANIGIKAATFGKHQVRFVTHLDFTENDLDEFSQRIGLL, from the coding sequence ATGACCACTTTTCGCCCATTAGAACTCCGTAGCGATACCTTTACCAAGCCAACACCTGCTATGCTCGATGCTATGTTTCATGCAGAAGTTGGCGACGATGTCTTTGAAGAAGATTTTACCGTCAAGCAATTAGAACAAAAAGCCGCACAGTTATTTGGTTATGAGTCGGCCTTATTTTGCACTTCAGGAACAATGACCAACCAAATAGCCATCAATGTGCATGTAAACCAAGGCGATGAAGTTATTTGCGATGCTCTTTCGCACATTTATTTATACGAAGGTGGTGGTATAGCTGCCAACTCGTCGGCTTCGGTAAATTTACTTCACGGCAATCGTGGCCGAATCACAGCCGAACAAATTGCCGATGCTATACAACCCGATAACCTCCACCACCCTATGTCGAGGCTGGTATCTTTAGAAAATACCGTGAATAAAGGCGGCGGTGCGTATTACGATATTACTGAAATCGCTAAAATAAAAGCCCTTTGTCAAAAACATAATATGGCATTGCACCTTGACGGGGCTAGACTATTCAATGCTTTGGTTGAAACCAACGAAACGCCTTTGCAATACGGAGAACTTTTTGACTCTATTTCGATATGTTTGTCGAAAGGGTTGGGTATTCCTGTAGGTTCGGTTTTGTTAGGAACAAAAGATTTCATCGCAAAAGCTCGTCGAGTACGCAAGCGTTGGGGCGGTGGCTGGCGACAAGCTGGGTATTTGGCTGCGGCAGGAATTTACGCCCTCGATAATCATGTTGCCCGACTCAAAGAAGACCATGCCAAAGCACGTACTATCGGCACGCTTATTGCGAGTCGCCCTGAGGTAATTGAAGTACTTCCTGTAGATACCAATATTGTGATATTCACGCTCAACAATGCTATTCTTTCAGGAGAATATGTACAAAAACTAGCTAATATTGGAATCAAAGCAGCTACCTTTGGCAAGCATCAAGTACGATTTGTGACACATTTAGATTTTACCGAAAATGACTTAGATGAATTTTCACAAAGAATTGGGCTTTTATAA
- a CDS encoding DMT family transporter → MKQQTKAYLCLLLGVFCIAWSAIFVKMAHAPALTSGFYRYFFCFIGLVPIWLYKGVKVPSNKTLAWIALGGLLFVLDMSFWNLSIVRTSAGVSTLLANNASVFVGLGALFFFKQTLSRRYWIGLAVSMLGVFIVAGKDLLQNQSVGVGHLMAITAAVFYAGYMLVTQKVRGTIDTVNFMAWSLIPCLVLSWSICKVQGLELIEFDTQTWWAFVGMGIICHLLGWLSINYALGHIPASVVSPTLLLQPVLTAFISFVLLNETLRAEQIAGGFIVMMGIYLVNKRS, encoded by the coding sequence TTGAAACAACAAACTAAAGCATATCTCTGCCTTCTTTTGGGCGTATTCTGTATAGCGTGGTCGGCAATTTTTGTAAAAATGGCTCACGCACCTGCACTAACTTCTGGTTTTTATCGGTACTTTTTTTGTTTTATTGGCCTTGTACCTATTTGGCTTTACAAAGGTGTTAAAGTACCTAGCAATAAGACGTTGGCATGGATAGCCTTGGGCGGGCTGCTGTTTGTTTTAGATATGTCTTTCTGGAATTTATCGATAGTTCGTACTTCGGCGGGTGTTTCTACACTTTTGGCCAATAATGCTTCTGTTTTTGTAGGGCTAGGAGCACTTTTCTTTTTCAAGCAGACCCTTTCTCGCCGTTATTGGATAGGCTTGGCGGTATCTATGTTGGGTGTTTTTATTGTGGCGGGCAAAGACTTGTTACAAAATCAAAGTGTTGGCGTAGGGCATTTAATGGCTATAACGGCGGCAGTTTTTTATGCAGGTTATATGCTTGTGACTCAAAAAGTACGAGGTACAATCGACACGGTCAACTTTATGGCATGGTCATTGATTCCCTGCCTTGTGCTATCGTGGAGTATTTGTAAAGTACAAGGGCTCGAACTCATTGAGTTTGATACACAAACATGGTGGGCTTTTGTAGGAATGGGTATTATTTGTCATTTATTGGGCTGGTTGTCTATCAACTACGCATTGGGGCATATCCCAGCCTCGGTGGTTTCGCCAACTTTGTTGTTGCAACCTGTACTTACGGCCTTTATTTCGTTTGTATTATTAAACGAAACCCTCCGAGCCGAACAAATTGCTGGAGGGTTTATTGTGATGATGGGTATTTATTTGGTCAACAAAAGAAGTTGA